Within the Gossypium raimondii isolate GPD5lz chromosome 12, ASM2569854v1, whole genome shotgun sequence genome, the region tttttaataatatcagtGACCAAAAGATTATCAATCCGAACTTCACTATTATTTCCAAACTACCACCCTTGCAAAATATCAGGTGTGAAAAGGATGATCAATTGTTTCATTCTCCCTTGAACAAAGCACATAATGAGGGTTTATGTTTATATTGCTCTTACTTTGATCAGATGTGTAGGATATTATAACACACCTTTTACAAAAagactattattttaaaagaaagttgAATCTTTAAAAGTGCACCCCAATTAAATCTGTAGTAAGTGTAGCCTCCAATTTTTTCATCTCTTGTAGTAATAACTTTACATGCTTCCCGAATTAAGAATTGACTCCATAACTTGTGCTTCTAGATAtacttttccttcttttttaacattgaaaaactcttaaaatttaaatcttacATCCAAGTTGTACCAACTTGATCTCTCATTGTGTCTACCTTCCACCTCTGAGCGTTCAAAACCTAAAACTCCCTAACTAAATTGCTAAACATATTTTGAGATTGATGTTGCTAGtaacaagaataaaaaatagacACACGCTTGCCATCCTATATTTGAATGCCAATCCCTTGCATGCATATGTCACATCCCTTCGGGATGCTTTTCTATATCCATGAGTCCAAATTCCTTACTTGGacaataaaaaagttttaattcgtaAAATACTTAGCTAGAAGCATAACTTGTGCCATTGATTGTGGTTCTGTCAGTACCCTCAATGCTTGTTTGTGAAGAATAGCATCATTCatgtattatgttattttaattccaaCTCCACCTACTTCTTTAGGCATACATATCGATTCCAACTATACATATGtagtttattattttcactCTCACGTCTAAACTAGGATTGGTGAagtattttatcaatttgtcaTGTTATCAATTTAGGGCTTTTACATAGGAAaagataaatatgaaaataattgatAGCAtagatttaattagttttaacttACCCCCTCGAGACAACTACTCGATCTGACTAAAGcgcttaaaaaatataagaataattagcAAACAGAAGATGAGTCAATGGAGCACAATTTAAGGTTGTTGCCTAAGTTGTCGCAACTTGATGCGAGCCTCATCTTCAGCATAGTTGAGGTAAAACTAcaacttgaatttattttggAACTCCACCTAAGTCCCAATGCTAGTGTCTCCATGTTTCTCATCTATGCGCCTACGACACCACCATAAAAGAGCAGCATCGATAAAATACATAGGGACAATTTTTACCTTAGCAGTATCATCCTCGATGCCCACAACATAAAAGTATTGCTCCATTCTACGAAAAAGTTGTCTACATCTTTGGTAGACTTGGTCTCCTACAACTCTTTCGGCTTAGAGGAATCAATCTTATACTTATATGTCACAGCTAGCACACAATTACCCACGATTGTTTTGCACAAAACAAGCTTTCTTTTGAGCTTGTCCATCTATTTTGTAATACCCCTCACTCGATCCGAGTAAGAGATGCTACATTTAAACACTAAATTCATCACTTAAACATATTCTTGTTTCATTATAATCAAGGTAATTTATAGTACAAAACATTATCATTTACACataattcacaatttttttaagtaCATGCCAAACTAAAATCtaatgtgtgtgtgtatatatatatatatatataccaaaggCTTGAACTTGAAGCTTGAGGAGTGATGTGATCCGAACTGAAGTAACAATCCTCAAGTCTTTTCAAGACTTATCTATCACCTATGCATTTAAAGCAAACACATTAAGCTACGTGAATAGCAAACACAGTAAGTACTCAACTGAATTCAATCTTACCATATGTAtgtacaatttaaataaaattttaatagcatTTATTCACACAGTTTTTTTTTCACTAATatctttaaacttttaattcattttccaaaacataaaatcattcaatcttaccatttatatatgtacaatttaaataaaaatttaataacatataCTCACACAGTTTTTAATAACATGTCTTGAGACATCCTtccatgttttctaattttagaGTTGAAATTTGAAGTCTTGAGACAATGAAACTATGTCTGGAGACCTTGATCCTTGTCTAAATACAACGAATCGTGTCTCAAGACCTTGATCCTTGTCTCAATACAACGAATCGTGTCTCAAGACCTTGGATcgaatttgattgattttagaTTCGATGTTTTATGTCTAGAGAAAATATCATGACGTCTCGAGACTTAGTGGCTCGGATCTTGAAACAGGCATGCTATGTCTTAAGACTTTGACCCATAAATGcatgaatcacttaaatttGTTCTTGAAGTCTCGAAACATGTTCTTGATGTCTCGACACACATGCCCAAAAATGGAGAGATTAAGCAATGCAAGTCATGAAAATGCGTTTCTAAAAGCACCTAAATATGTTCAACATGCAACCAAactaattcaaacatattttatgtaCTAAAACAAGTCTTAAATATACAAtgacataatttttaataacacAATATATCAAAGATTCATTAGTCAAGTATAATGTAAGCCATAAACCGTACATTTAACAAGTAAATTTGCATccaaaaaatccaaattaaagaTAACCAATAGTACCAAAATATATTAGAATATCCCAAATATGCTTAATATACCAAATCCATGCAAAAACATACTCAAGATGTAAGAGTTCACCTAGAGACCTACGTACATTCGGTACATGCCCAATACAATGTTCAAAAGAAATGAATTACAAGAGATAGCAAGTGTAGCTATAACTCAAGAGCTTCAATGCAATAAATGATTGAATCACTACTCGAACATGCTTCTAAAATTTGTGCATGGAGCAAACAATCTGCATGTTGAGCTATTAAAGTTTAATCACTAcaacaaaacaagtttttagcggcgtttggattaaaaacgccgcaaaaggtaaaGTATTAGCGGTATTTTTGCATAAATGCCACAAAAGATAAAGCAATAGCGGCAATTTctcataaacgccgcaaaaagtaAAGCAATAGCGACGTTTTTTCATAACGCcgcaaattttttcttttacgcGCCGTTTTGATAGCATTCAACTTTGGTTCTTTTTTCTCAGAACCGGTATCAGCAAACCTCCACAAAAACCTAAGAGGTAAAGTGCTCTGTTTCCTTTATCCTTTCTTTCCCATCAGCCGCCGCAAGCTTTCCATCCTCACGGTGGTCCGCTCCTTCATCTGTAAACCTCCTACCGCCTCCCCTTGCTCGTCATTGCAAAACCTCACTCACTTACGTTGGCTCGTCCGTACCCCCGGCCACTATCTACCTCCACTTTAACGTCGTTCTCTGTTCTACATTTTGTTTACTTCTCTCTTTCCCTCTTCCTTCCGTCATCTTCGTTGCTCGTTCTTCCGTCTTTGCTGCTTTTTACTCCCTTCACATGACTCTCTCtcgttttattttatctttgtttATCTTTTATTCGTTTTCGGTACtaatttactttcttttttcagAAGTTTGCTTCGAACTTGAGCAAAGTATTTATTCCTATGTTTCCGAAActagttttcttaaaaaaaaaaatctctaattgtttaaattttttatggttatattttagctttatattttaattattatttttgagttttagaaaatgaaaatattagaaaaatggcAAAACGCTTTGGCTGGATCTTCTCGTTGCGGTGCCTATACGAAGGGATCAACAACTCCAGACACCAGAAAAAAGTAACAAATGCTCTcactcttttcctttttcatttcgaCGGGACTAACGCTAAATTACAGGTACTTTCTCTCTCTCCATTGATTTGAAGTTGACCGATTTGAACTTTGATGTCTTATTTTTCCTCCAATTTCTGCTTTTTCGTCTCAGAAGATTCtcttttctagggtttttatttcCAACTGGATGGAAAATTCAAGTCaggagttattattttatattttttcctttcctaagtttccatatatttcaattttcaactcttaGATCTTAGGATGTTCAACTTCACCCTTGATTCTTGATACtgtaaactttgaaaaattattgtagctttgaaaaatttagttttaatctaTGTTACACGGACTGGATGATGAGTTTCACGAGAATACTATAATTTTCCTAAgcctttttatatatttggaagATCATGACCTGCACTTATCTACGAATTATATGGCACACTGGCCaattatgagtttatttttcCTACGCTCAATAAATCCTTTTTTTCCGGTACATATTTGAACTAAAAGAGTTCGTGGTTTATTTACTGCTTCATAGCTAGTAATGTATTTATTACCTCCAGGATTTGACACGAATTTTTGTCTCTAACTTCAGGATTTTATTGTTGCAACTGAAGTTTTAAGGTGATGGCGAGGATCAAACCACAAGCTCTGCTACAACAGAGCAAAAGGAAGAAAGGGACAGCTCGAATAAGTCTTACAACAATTACAATGTTGATTTTGATTGTCGTTTTGATTCTGTTTTTTGTGTATGCCACCTACAGACACTGGACTCAAAGGTTTGTTGCAATTCGGCTGTTGGCCATGGGATTTAGTGCTGCAATGCTTTTAAACTTGATTATGTGCATGCTTTGTTTATTCATGTAATTTACTGTATGACTTGCAAATTGCAGAGCAgtgcatttaaaaataaaactgctTGTGGAGAATAAATTATGGTTTATATTTAGTAGTCAGTGGAATTTGACTCAATTTTCTTGTCTTTAGGTCAAGAATTCATATTGAAAACAGGGAATCAGTTATTGAGGTACACTCTTTAAGAACCttatttattctaaatggttTTCTTGATCCTCATGGTCTCATATTTGTTTTAAGTCTTTGTTTCATCAATTACAGTAGAACTCTTTACTCAGTGCCCTGTATCAACGTATCATCCTTTCAGGATTTTTGAAGGCAATTTTTCTCTGTTCTTTTGTGAATGTATCCTAGTTTATGAGGCTTTCTATGATGAGGCATTTTGCCTGTTTGTTATTTTTGTGTCTAACTTTATATCCTCTCTAATGATTGTGGCCTGTATTTGGTAGGGTGACAACTCTTTCATGGATTCAAAGAAATCTGATCTTCCAGGATATGCTGTAGGATCCTTACTTGCTAAGCTCTTTCCTAATTAATATTTGGTGCCTGTGTGAATAATGTCTACTTTCTTGTAATACTGGCCTGCAACGTCCTGTGCCTAGTTCTGAGAAACAATATTGACCTACGTGATTAACTTACAATGTGTTTTTTTATccaatgcatatatatatatatatatatatatatatttatctatttaaggAGCTTTCTGCGACTGATATTTTTTTCAGCTTGCACATGTGTCTTGTGAGCACTTGAATTCATCAAAAGACATTACAGAAGAAATTCTTTTATCATGTTCTTGGTTGCATCACCTATTAAGGAAACATATATTTCCTTAGTATGTCTCTCAATAAGGCATTTCTTTTATCTATTTAACCAGCTTTCTGCAAGTAAATTTTTCCTTCATCTTGCAGGCACGTGTCTTGTGAGTACATGAATTCATCTAAAGACATTACAAAAGAAATTCTTTTATCATGTTCTCGGTAGCATCACCTATTAAGAAAACATTTCATTAGCATGTCTCTCAATAAAGCATCTTTTTTTGGTATTCCTTTGAGGTTTTTCAATTGTATCCTACAATCTTGACAGGTTGGCTTTTTGTGATGAATGAAATTTAGCTGAGTTGTTCATTTATTACTTTGTTTTACTTTTAGGCTTTTATATCGAAATCTTATTCAGAATGAGTTTTATCCACTGAATTAACTCTGTTTTACCCCTTCTTATGACTAGATTTTAGATACTGCGAAAGGCTCTATAACAGTGGAGCTCTTCAAGGACAGTTCTCTTGAAGTTGTTGATCAATTCCTTGATTTATGGTAAGTACTGGAATCAGTAAAGTCTATGTGAtcaatatttgaattgaaaaaaaatgatgttgGTAGAGCTGAGCGGTTCATACTTGCTTGTGAAACAGTCAGcaatagttttaaattatttttctagatcaaatttcagttttattttctaaattgttAGGCTCTAATCTTGTAGCATTGCCGTCTATTTGGGCATCATggtgttgtttttgttgtttgagcGTTATGCACATGTCTATCTATCAAGAATGCATGGaatttatcactatagtttTAATTCTTAAGATTCATTCTCAGAGTTTGGTTTAAACTGGCAAATTTGTTTAATGGAATTGATGTAAGCTCCATCTAATTTAGATTTAGTACTAAATCATGTTTACAATTTTAACCCCAAGTGTTTTTAAAGTTAGTGGGactcaaataaaatttgtatatcCATGAATTGCAAGAATATTCGGTAGAAAGGAAGCCTAGGGGGAATTCAGGGAAAGGATTTGTATTCAAATCCCAGTTTTTGatgattatatttttcttgatatAGGTGGTCAGATGTTGCTTGGAGCATGCAGCATCAGTGGCCAAGACATTCTTGATGTCCGATTGTGTGGTTGTGGAAATAAAGGAACCCGAGCCCATGCCTGCTGGGAACCCCATGGATAATTCAGGTTTGCACTTCTGAATCTAACATGAGTAGTAATGGAACacttgttctttatattttgcatgctaATATGTCGGGTTGGTTGATTATGTCAGGATACGGCTACTAAAGCAGATGTTGAAGGGAAACCGAATAAGGTATCAAATTTCCATTGTAGCAACGATGAACCTGTTAGAGTAGAATGCTTATTTTCGTTGTtgattaattattgaaaaatcCTTAAGTTCCCGGTGATATATAAGATT harbors:
- the LOC105764219 gene encoding peptidyl-prolyl cis-trans isomerase CYP21-3, mitochondrial isoform X2, with product MLSLFSFFISTGLTLNYSFKVMARIKPQALLQQSKRKKGTARISLTTITMLILIVVLILFFVYATYRHWTQRSRIHIENRESVIEILDTAKGSITVELFKDSSLEVVDQFLDLWWSDVAWSMQHQWPRHS
- the LOC105764219 gene encoding peptidyl-prolyl cis-trans isomerase CYP21-3, mitochondrial isoform X3; protein product: MARIKPQALLQQSKRKKGTARISLTTITMLILIVVLILFFVYATYRHWTQRSRIHIENRESVIEGDNSFMDSKKSDLPGYAILDTAKGSITVELFKDSSLEVVDQFLDLWWSDVAWSMQHQWPRHS
- the LOC105764219 gene encoding peptidyl-prolyl cis-trans isomerase CYP21-3, mitochondrial isoform X1; translation: MLSLFSFFISTGLTLNYSFKVMARIKPQALLQQSKRKKGTARISLTTITMLILIVVLILFFVYATYRHWTQRSRIHIENRESVIEGDNSFMDSKKSDLPGYAILDTAKGSITVELFKDSSLEVVDQFLDLWWSDVAWSMQHQWPRHS